A part of Vicia villosa cultivar HV-30 ecotype Madison, WI unplaced genomic scaffold, Vvil1.0 ctg.001905F_1_1, whole genome shotgun sequence genomic DNA contains:
- the LOC131637067 gene encoding uncharacterized protein LOC131637067 — protein MDCRPSFSWIMNRILKKRDEYNQVIVGLQDDKFKSKEAYLAIKNVEPTVPWCKLTWNNLARPRAQFTLWLACHDRLATKERLHRFHLIDSPICAFYNTVETSHHLFFECPSTGLMCFLDDFLVFRKLGFWAKEVIFVAAGSC, from the coding sequence ATGGATTGCAGGCCAAGTTTCTCATGGATTATGAACAGAATCCTCAAGAAAAGAGATGAGTATAATCAGGTGATAGTTGGTCTGCAAGAtgacaaattcaaatcaaaggaAGCATATCTGGCCATTAAAAATGTTGAGCCTACTGTACCATGGTGCAAATTGACGTGGAATAACCTTGCAAGGCCTCGTGCCCAGTTCACTCTTTGGTTAGCATGCCATGATAGATTAGCGACGAAGGAGCGATTACATAGATTTCACTTGATTGATAGCCCCATTTGTGCTTTCTATAATACTGTTGAGACCTCGCATCACCTTTTCTTTGAATGTCCAAGTACTGGACTCATGTGCTTTTTGGATGATTTTCTGGTGTTTCGAAAGTTGGGATTTTGGGCAAAAGAGGTGATTTTCGTAGCAGCAGGAAGCTGCTGA